The DNA region TGAGGAGCAAATAACAAATGAGGAAGAGTGATGAAAATGATCAACAGTATGACCGGATTTGGTCGTGGCGAACATGTCAAAGATCAAAGAAAGATGATTGTAGAGATGAAGTCCGTCAATCATAGATACTGCGATGTGAATGTCCGTCTCCCTAGAAAACTGAATTTTCTGGAAAATGACATTAAGACATACACCAAAAAAAGATTGTCTAGGGGAAAAATAGATGTCTATTTAACTTATGAGGACAACTCGACAAAGCAAGAAAGCATACGGTTCAATGAAGCTTTAACAGAGGAGTATTTAACCTATTTTCAACATATAAGCGACCGATTCAATCTTGAAAATGACATTAAGGTATCTCATATCACAAGATACCCAGATGTTTTTGTAGTCGAAGAGCAACAAGATGACGAGACCCTTCTATGGGGGATTCTAAAAGAAGCCCTTGATTTGGCCATTTTAAAGATGATTGAGACAAGACAAGTTGAAGGTGAGTTGCTTAAGAAAGATATCCTTATTAAAATGAAAGCCATGATGGAAGCACTGAATCATATTGAAAAGGAATCACCATCTGTTGTTAAAGACTATCAAGTCAAGTTAGAGGCGCGCATACAAGAACTGTTATCGAATGCAGCCGTTGATGAGGCTAGGTTGGCTGTAGAAGTGGCATTGTTCGCTGACCGTTGTTGTATAGATGAAGAAATTGTACGCTTAAGAAGTCATATTGAACATATGGAAAAAACCCTTGAGTCAGACCAACCTATTGGTAGAAAATTAGATTTTCTCTCACAGGAAATGAACCGTGAGGCCAATACTATATTATCAAAGGCCAATAGTTTGCTTATATCCGGTCATGCTCTAGAATTAAAAACGGATATAGAAAAAATCAGAGAACAGATTCAAAACATTGAGTAAATGGTTAAGGGTCAAGACTTTAGTTGAACTTTCACATTTGACATAAAGTTACGAAAGTATCAACGTAACTATATGTTGAAGGTGAATGTAGTGAAACTTAGTAATGACCATTAACCATAATGGTTAAGGGTCAAGACTTTAGTTGAACTTTCACATTTGACATAAAGTTACGAAAGCATCAACGTAACTATATATTGAAGGTGAATGTAGTGAAACTTAGTAATGACCATTAACGATAATGGTTAAGGGTCAAGACTTTAGTTGAACTTTCACTTTTGACATAAAGTTACGAAAGCATCAACGTAACTATATATTGAAGGTGAATGTAGTGAAACTTAGTAATGACCATTAACCATAATGGTAATGACCATTAACCATAGTGGTTAAGATAACTAGAAAAAAGGAATAATGGTGGGTTATGCAAAAGCCAGGTGTATTAACGGTTATTTCGGGATTTTCTGGTGCCGGAAAAGGAACCGTTGTAAAAAGATTATTAGAAACTAAGGAAAACTATTCCTTGTCGGTGTCAGCCACCACGAGAGCACCTAGAAATGGTGAAGTTGAAGGTGAAAGCTACTATTTTCTATCGAAACCAGTCTTTGAACAAATGATAGAGAAGGACGAACTATTAGAATGGGCGACCTATGTGAACAACTACTATGGTACGCCAAAGAAATATGTGTTTGAACAACTTGAAGCAGGGAAAAACATCATTTTGGAGATTGAACTACAAGGTGCCATGAAAGTCAGAAAGCAATATCCGGGCGCTGTTATGATATTTATCGTTCCACCTTCCATCAAGGAGCTTAAAGATAGACTTGTTGGACGAGGCACTGAATCTATGGATGTGATCATCAAAAGGCTTAAAAGAGCCGAAGAAGAGACAGCCTATATTAAAGACTATGATTATATCGTTGAAAATGATGTTCTTGAAGCATGTGCTGAAATCGTTCATAGTATTGTCGTCGCAGAACAACATCATGCGGCCCACTATGGCGGTATCGAGCAGGTTCTTGAGAGTCAGTTCAATGAAGTGTTGAAAGGAGAATAACTATGTTACATCCATCTTACTCAGATCTAATGGAAAGAATCAATGACCGAAATGACGACATTACTCTTAAAAGCCGTTATTCAATTGTAATCGCAACCTCCAAACGTGCCAGACAAATAATTGATGGTGCTGAACCAAGGGTGAATAAGTCTTATCCAAAACCATTGTCTTATGCGGTCAATGAATTGTATGAAGGTACAATCGATATCGATTCTCTTTAATCAACATCTCAATGAATCGTACATAAAATCCAATATAAGTGGTCAATCAGTGGTTAGGATTGGACCACTTATTGCGATTAAAGGAAAAGAGATATGATAAAAAAGTATGCCCAAATCATCATCAGCATATCTGTGAAAAGTTTAGATAGAATCTTTACGTATGGTGTTCCTGAGACATTGAGGCCAAGTCTTGGAATTGGATCTATTGTAGAGATTCCTTTTGGTGCAGGGAATCGTATCATTAGAGGCTATATCCTAGGGTTCTGTGAGGAAATCGATTTTGATCCAACCAAAGTCAAGTATATTCTCAAACAGTATGAAGAAGTGGGTATAGAGTCTGAATTATTGGAATTAGCTGTATTTATGAAGAACAGATATGTGACAACGATGCAATCTGCCCTTGGCACCTTATTACCATCAAGGCCAAATGTTCGAAAAAAAGAAGAAAAATGGGTAAGAAGCTTGATGGATCAGGATCAACTCCTGGATATGATGAGAACATTAAAAGACAAAAAAATATATGAGCCTAGACGAAGGGTATTAGAAGTTTTATTAGTAAAGCCCCATATACCTTTAAAAGAAATTATGGAAGAAGCAGATGTATCGCGCGGCATTATATCAACGATGGTTAAGCACCTTATACTTGAATTTGAAACGAATATAAGCATTCGTATGCCTTATGATTTGGAAGCCTATGATACCAGTATTAATCTGGCACCCAATAAAGAACAAGACAAAGCCCTTACACAGATTACGCAAAGCATTCAACAAAGGGAAAACAAGGTTTTCTTGCTGCACGGTATAACCGGAAGTGGTAAAACAGAGGTCTATATGCAAGCCATAGAGCAGGTGCTCAAAGTAGGGCAATCGGCCATTGTGATGATACCTGAAATTGCGCTTACACCCCTTATGGTCAAAAGATTTGTTGAACGTTTTGGGGAAGTGGTCGGAGTTATGCATTCTAGACTTTCAGAAGGTGAACGGTTTGACCAATGGCGTCTGGCAAAAGAAGGCCGTCTCAAAATTATGATTGGACCAAGATCGGCCATTTTCGCACCCTTTGAAAAAATCGGCCTAATTATTCTGGATGAAGAACACGAAACCTCATACAAATCTGAAATGCCGCCCAAATACCATGCAAGAGAAGTTGCTATCTATAGAGCTAGGTATCATATGTGCCCGGTTCTATTAGGTTCAGCAACACCTTTGGTTGAAAGCTATTATAAAGCCTTATCGGGAAAATACACACTGATTGAACTGGATCAAAAAGCAGAAGCACTTTCACCCCTAGAGGTTGAAACGGTGGACATGCGTAAAGAACTAGAAAAGGGCAATACAAGTATATTAAGCCATGAGCTCTATGAAGCTATTAAAGCAACATTACTTAAAAAGGAACAGATTATTTTGTTTCTAAACCGGAGAGGTCATTCCAATTTTGTATCCTGTAGATTATGCGGCTATGTTCTAAAATGTAACCATTGTGATGTTGCTTATAATTATCATAAATACAATCATAAACTACAATGTCATTATTGCAATGAAAGTATCCCCATGGTTCAGATCTGTCCCAGTTGCGGTTCCAAACATGTAAAAGCCTTTGGTATTGGAACACAGAAAGTGGAAGCCTATATAAAAGAAATATTTTCAGAAGCCAAAGTCTTGCGTATGGATTATGACACTACCACTGGAAAAGATGGACATAAAAGAATATTGGATCAATTTGAAGCCAAAGAGGCAGATATTCTCATCGGAACTCAGATGGTGGCTAAAGGTCATCATTTTAATAATGTTACCTTAGTAGGCGTTTTAGCGGCGGATATGTCCTTGTATGTCAATGACTTTCGAGCCAGTGAAAAGACGTTTCAACTGGTCACCCAAGTAACAGGAAGATCCGGACGAGGCGATAAAGCCGGTAGAGCGATAATACAGACCTATACACCGGATCATTATAGTATTATGAGTGCTCAAAATCAGGATTATAAGAATTTTTATAATAATGAAATCCAGTATAGAAAACTGATGGGCTATGCGCCATTTAAAGAAATGATGAGTGTTTTGATTATTTCTACGGATGAAAAATACTTAATTCAACTTTGCCACAGGATTAAAGAACAACTAAGCATCTATGATCAAAATAAAGGGATTGAGATTCTTGGTCCGTCACCCGCAACGCTATCAAAAATAAGAAATAACTTCAGATGGGTCATATACATCAAAGCAGATTCATATAAAGCATTGACGGCACTGGCCAATCATCTATATAATATAAATGAACAAGAAGATCATAGGCATATCAGTCATATGCAAATTGATCTGAACCCGATGATGTCTTATTGACATACTTATTAGAAGGAGGCATAATATGGCCCTAAGAAAACTAAGAATAGACGGTGATGATATACTTAGAAAGAAATCAAAGACCGTTGATAACATAACAGAAAGAATCAAAGAACTTGTTGAAGATATGATTGAGACGATGTATGAAAGTCAAGGTGTAGGTCTTGCAGCGCCACAAGTGGGTGTTCTAAGAAGGGTTTTTATTGTGGACATTGGTGATGGCCCAATTATTTTTATTAATCCGGTTATAGAAGAAGTAGAAGGGGAACAATATGGTTTAGAAGGTTGTTTAAGTGTTCCGGGAAAACAAGGTGATGTACTAAGGCCTTATAAGATTAAAGTGAAGGCAATGGATATAGAAGGTACAGAATTTGAACTCGAAGCAGAAGCTTTTTTGGCTCGTGCAATCTGCCATGAGTACGATCACTTAGAAGGTATATTGTATACGGATAAAGCGGAAAATATAGAGGAAATATAGGAGAGTTATGCGAATATTATTTATGGGTACGCCGGATTTTTCAGTCCCTACTTTGGAATCTTTATTGGATTCAGAGCATGAAATCATAGGTGTTATAACCCAACCGGACAAACCCAAGGGACGGGGCAAACACATTATTTTCCCACCTGTTAAGGTGGTTGCAGTAGAAAATGAGATACCGGTCTATCAACCCATCAAAGTCAAAGATCCGGAATTCTTGGATAGTATTAAGGCTTTGGAGCCTGATTTGGCGGTGGTGGTTGCCTTTGGTCAAATCTTACCAAAAGCTTTTTTAGATATACCTAAGTACGGATGCATCAACATACATGCATCTCTACTACCCAAATACAGAGGCGCAGGCCCGATACAATGGGCAATTATCCACGGTGAAGCAACGACGGGTGTTACCACAATGTATATGGATGTGGGACTGGATACAGGCGATATGTTACTTAAAGAAACTGTAGAAATAGAACCAAATGAAACAGGCGGCAGTTTACACGATAAATTATCCGTCATTGGCGGTCCACTTGTTATTAAGACTATTGAAGCCTTAATAGAAGAACGACTTATTCGGAAGCCTCAGAACAATGAACTTTCAACCTATGCACCAATGCTTAATAAAGAGATGGGTAATATTGACTGGAATCAACCTGCAGATACAATCGAACGGTTGGTTAGAGGTTTAAACCCTTGGCCCAGTGCATATACCCATTATGAAGGTAAGCTTCTTAAGATATGGGAAAGTGAAGTTGTATTATGTGATACATTAAATACGCCTTGTGGCTCTATTTCTGAAATCAGAGAGGAAGGCTTTGTCGTAAAGTGCAAGGAAAAAGGCTTATTGATTAAAAGTCTTCAATTGCAAGGCAAAAAAAGGATGTCCACATCTGACTTTTTGAGAGGTCATCAGGTACAAATTGGACAGGAACTGTGTCAAACCATTGAGTAAAAAGAAAGAAGTGTGATGATATGTATTTTGGAGATATGAGTTTTTTTATTTATATAATACCACCACTGTTACTTGCCATGTATGCCCAGTCCAAAGTGAAGTCAACATACAGTAAGTATAGTAAAACTATGAATGTAAATGGTTTAACAGGTGCAGATGTCGCAAGACGTATTTTAGAACGTCATGGTATTGATTACGTTAAGGTAGAACCGATTAAGGGCGTTCTTACAGATCACTATGACCCTAAAGCTCGTGTACTTAGATTGTCCTCAGGCGTTTATGGCAACAAATCTTTAGCAGCAATCGGTATTGCAGCCCATGAATGCGGACATGCCATACAAGATTACGATGCGTATTTGTTTCTAAAGCTAAGACAAACCATTGTTCCGGTTGTTAACATAGCAAATAGCACAGCTATGCCCCTTGCTTTTGCCGGATTAATGCTTGGGTATTTTACAGGATCAGGTGTCGGCATCGGCTATTATATTCTTCAGTTTGCCATCCTTATGTTTGCAGCCGTTTTGGTTTTTCACTTAGTCACTTTACCGGTAGAACTGGATGCTTCAAGAAGGGCAATAGAGATACTTGAAGGTGAAGGGATTTTAGACCGTGAAGAAATAATTCCTGCTAAGAAAGTACTAAATGCTGCAGCTTTAACGTATATAGCAGCGGCAGCGGTGGCGGCTGGTAACTTAATCAGGTTCATTCTATTATCTAGGGGTAGTAGACGATGAATTTAAGATGGCTTGTACTAAAAATATTAGATGCCATTGAGTTTGAAGGCATTTTTGTTCACGAGGCTATAGAACGTTTTACCGCTGAATCGGATTTAAGTAAACAGGATAGAGCCTTCATAAAAAAAGTTGTTTTTGGGACCATAGAGCAACAGATCCGTATTGATTATGTTATCAATCAATTCAGTAAAATCAAAGTCAATCAAATGAAACCGGCCGTAAGGCTGACTTTAAGGTTATCGGTTTATCAACTTCTTTATATGGAGAATATACCGGATTCAGCGGTTTGTAACGAAGCGGTTAAGTTGATTAAAAAAAGAAAAATGCTTCGTTTGACTGGATTTGTTAACGGTGTTTTAAGAGCGATCATACGCCAAAAAGATAGTATACAATGGCCAAGTAAAGACGATATATTAACCTTTTTTTCTGTAAAATATTCTTTTGAACCGGATATTATACAGCTTTTATTAGAAGATTACGATAAAGACGTAGTGGAAAACTTCCTAAGTGTCAGCAATGAACAGGCGCCACTAACAATAAGAGTTCAGAAAACGAACATAACGAAACAAGGCTTAATAGACGCTTTAGAAAAAGAAGGTGTTGATGTATCAGAGGGTCGATATATAGATGACGCTTTGCATATTGGTCAAATAGATAAAATAAATCTGTTAGACAGTTTTAATCAAGGTTATTTTCAGGTTCAGGATGAGAGTTCGATGATGGTTGCTGACGTTGGGTTTGAAGACGGCATGACAACTATTATAGACTTATGTGCTGCTCCCGGTGGTAAAACCATGCATTTAGCCGATAAACTAGAAGGTAAAGGCCAAGTTTTTGCTTTTGATATATCCGATAAAAAACTCGACAGGGTTCGTGAAAACTACACCAGATTGGGACTTACGAATATTTCGGAAAAAATCAACGATGCAACGGTTCTAAACCAAGCATATATCGGTATTGCTGATTTAATTGTTGCAGATTTACCTTGTTCAGGCCTTGGGATTATCCGTAAGAAACCGGATATTAAATGGCATATAACGGTAGATCGAATAAAATCACTTAAGAAACTTCAGCAAGACATCTTAGAAGTCGCAAAAAACTATGTAAAACCAGGTGGTGTTTTGGTATTTAGTACTTGTACGGTGACGAAAACAGAAAATCAAGATAATGTTGACTGGTTTTTAGACAGAAATAAAGACTTTGAATTGGAACCCATTCAAAAAAACTATAGTGACCCAAAGACAGGTATGGTAAGTATGATGCCTATATCCAACGGACCTGATGGTTTCTTCATTGCCAAATTTAGAAAGAAGTGTGAAAATGTCAAATATTAAAAGGGACATCATGTCTTTGGAATTGGATGCCTTAACCCAAGAAATGATTCTACTGAATGAAAAAAAGTTTCGGGGCATACAAGTGTTCGAGTGGCTTCATCAGAAGGATTGTTTTACATGGAAAGGTATGAACAATCTTCCCAAAGCTTTATTGGTGAAATTGGAAGAGCATGCATACATAACCGAGATGCAAATGGTCACCAAGCAGACGTCCGGTCATGATGGAACGACAAAATTCCTATTTAAATTATACGATGGTCAAATGATAGAAACGGTATTGATGCGTTATGATTATGGCAACAGTGTCTGTATCTCAACCCAGGCGGGCTGTAGAATGGGATGTACTTTTTGTGCGTCAGGGTTAAATGGACTTGAAAGAAATCTAACAACAGGTGAGATGTTGCGCCAGGTTTATGCCGTTGAGCGTGAAATCGGTAAACGTATCACACATGTGGTTTTAATGGGAACCGGTGAGCCTCTTGACAACTATGATGCTGTACTAGGTTTTATTAAGATCATCACCCATGATAAAGGCAAAAACTTGAGTCAAAGACATATTACACTTTCTACTTGTGGTATGGTAGACGGTATTCGTAGGCTTGCAAGTGAAAAACTACAGATTAATCTTGCAATATCTTTACATGCAAGTGATGATGAATTACGAAAACAAACCATGCCGATAGCAAAAAAATACAGTATAGACGAAATACTAACCGCTTGTGAAGCCTATTTTATATCAACTGGCAGAAGGATCACTTTTGAATATGCTTTAATAGCCGGTCATAATGATCATCCTTCACAGGCACGTGCTCTAGCGGACCTTTTGCGATTTAGGAAGTTTAAGTGTCATGTGAATTTAATTCCCATTAATAATGTTGTGGAAAAAGCATTTGCTAAGTCCAACCAAAAAGAAGTGGCAAGATTTAGAGATATATTGTTGGACAAAAAAGTGGAGACGACAATAAGAAGATCATTAGGTACAGATATTGATGCTGCGTGCGGACAACTAAGGTTTAATGCTATGAAAAAGTAGTGTTGTCATTGATTTGTAAGATTAATGCTATTCTAAAGATTTAAAATGTGATCATATCATGTTAGAATGGATTTAGATTGTATGGATACAAGATTACGGAGGGGCTATGAGATCATTTGCATTAACAGATAAAGGATTAGTAAGAAGTCATAATGAAGACTATTATTATGTCAGTGATACACCTATTGGAAAACTGCCGAATTTATACATCATAGCGGATGGTATGGGTGGTCATAAGGCCGGTGATATAGCTTCAAAAAAAGCGATTCAACATATGGTTGAAAATGTAGAAGAAAATAGCGATTGGGATGTCGTCTATTCTCTTGAACATGCAATTAGAGTTGCTAATAGAGCAATCTTTGATGCAGGTGAACATAATCTGGACCAGAAGGGTATGGGAACCACACTCGTAGCCTGTGTCATAAAAGATGATACTTTGTTTGTGACCAATGTTGGCGACAGTAGACTTTATGTATATGCGGATGATTTAGAGCAGGTTACCCTAGATCATTCTGTAGTTGAAGAATTATATAGAGCTGGGCATATATCAGAAGAAGACAGATACAATCATCCAAATAAAAATATGATTACGAGAGCCCTTGGTGCGGAAAACGAGGTTAAAGTGGACCGATTTGTTAGGGCTCTTAATAAATCAGATTTGATATTATTATGCTCGGATGGCTTAAATAAAATGTTGACCGATGACGAAGTGCGCATCATTATGAAACAAGCCACAACGATTGAAGATAAGGGTTATGCTTTGATGAAAGCATCTCTTGATAAAGGCGGCATTGATAATACAACGCTGATTATAATAGGTAATGGAAATGAGGTACAGTCATGATCCAACTTGGCGCACTTATAAATGAACGTTATACAATCGAGGAAAAAATCGGTTCCGGTGGTATGTCCATCGTTTATAAAGCAAAAGATATCAAGCTGGGACGTACGGTAGCTATTAAGATTTTGAGAGATGATTATGTGTATGATGATGAATTTGTCGGGAAATTCAAAGTAGAAGCTCAGGCTGCCGCTAGTTTATCTCATGTCAACATTGTCAATATATATGACGTCGGTAATGAGAAAAAAACACATTTTATAGTTATGGAGTATTTAGATGGTATTACACTTAAAGAATACATCAAGACCAAAGGCAAATTAAGCAACGAAGAGACATTGCGTATAAGTGCCTGCATCGCCTCAGCTTTGGATTGTGCCCATACCAACCATATATTTCATCGGGATATCAAACCTCAGAACATCATTATAACAAAGGATGGACGGGTGAAGGTAGCTGATTTTGGCATTGCCAGAATTGCCACAGGTGCGACGATACCCGCAGCAGATATGGCTTCCGGATCGGTGCATTATATACCACCGGAGCAGGCGAAGAGTGGTTATTCAAATGAAAGAAGTGATATTTACTCCTTGGGTATCACCATGTTTGAAATGATCACCGGGTCTGTACCTTTTACAGCTGATTCAGCAGTATCGGTTGCTTTAAAGCAGATACATGATGATCTACCGAATGTAAAAGAGCTTAATCCAGAAGTAGACCAAAATCTAGAGCAGATTATTATAAAAGCAACTCAGAAAAAGCCCGAGTTAAGATACCACTCCTCAGAAGCATTGCTTATTGACTTGAAAAAAGCGACAAGTTTTCCTACAGAAAGTTTTGTGGAGCTTAATGCCTATGATGCGGATTCTCCAACTATGGTATTGAACAACACGCAAATGCGACAGATTCGGAGCGCCAATGATATAGAAGCGACATCAAAGCCCAAAGTTGAAAAAATGGTTGCCGTTGGAGCTATTATTTCAGCTATTGTTATGACCTTATTGATTCTTGCATTTCTTTTTAGTATTTTTAGAGATAGCCTTATGCCGGTAGAAATTACCATGCCAAGTCTAGAACACATACCTTATAGTGAAGCCGAAGTTATACTTGAGGATCTGTCTTTAACATTAGAGGTAGCATCAAGTGCGTATTCGGATACACATGATAAAGATACAATTATCAGTCAAGATCCAATTGAGGGTACCATTGTTGGCAAAGAAGCTAATATTAAAGTCGTTCTTTCCCTAGGTGTTGAATCATTCGAAGTTCCGGACGTGATGGAATTGAACTATGATGTCGCAAAGGATTTATTGGAGGATGCTAACTTTGAAGGTGTAATCTCACAGGAATACAATGAGAATATACCGGTTGGCGTCGTTTTTGAACAAGATCCTGAGTTTGGAACGATGATGGAAAAAGGAAGCCAAGTCAAGTTAAAAGTTAGTCTTGGAAAAGAAGATGTTTTTGTGGTCGTACCTGATGTTAGAAGAAAATCACTAGATGAAGCCAAAGCTCTATTAAGCGGGGCAGGCTTGAAGGTTGGCCCAAACATATCTGAATCCTATAACGACGAGATTGTTGAAGGTCAAGTTATAGCGATGACAGTCATGCCCGGTACCACAGTGAAAGAAGGCTATGAAGTAGATTTAACCATTAGTCTTGGTAAGGAAATTAGACCTGTAACAAAAAACATTACCATCAACAATGTTCTTGAACAAGATGAAGATTCAGGGATTATTTCAGTTTTGTTAATCAAAGCGGGCGTTTCAGAAGAAGTCTTTAATAAAGTGGTGTATCATTCAGATTTTGACACGCCATTAAATGTGCCTGTGACAGGTCTTGGTTCTGCCACCATTGAAGTCTATAAAAATGGCAGTCTTGAATATACTCAGAAGTTAGATTTTACTGAGGAGCGTGCAGAGTGATAGGTAAAATTATAAAAGGTATTGCAGGTTTTTACTATGTTCATGTACCACACAAGGGTATTTTTGAATGTAAGGCGAGAGGTATTTTCAGAAAAGAGAACATTAAACCCTTAATTGGCGATAATGTTGAGATTGCTATATTGGATGAAGAGCACAAAAAAGGCAACATTGAGACCATTCTTGACAGAAAAAATCAATTGGAACGACCGACGGTTGCCAATATTGACCAAGCAGTCATTGTTTTTGCTGTTGCCTATCCTGAACCCAATTACAATCTATTGGATCGTTTTCTTGTCATGATTGAAGAAAAAGGGATAGAAGCCATTATTTGCTTTAATAAAATAGACATACTCACCAAAGAACAAGTAGGATCCATTAAAGCCATATATGAAAAAACCGGTTATAAGGTTTTTGCCACAAGTTCCATTGAAGAAAGAGGCATAGAGGCATTGAAGGATGCTTTATATGATAAAACAACTGTATTTGCCGGTCCTTCTGGCGTCGGAAAATCCTCAATACTTAATCTGATACAGAGTGAAATACTCTTGGAAACGGGTATTGTTAGTGATAAGATCGGCCGAGGCAAGCATACAACCCGACATGCGGATTTAATCTGTTTTCACGAAAATAGTTATGTCGTCGATACACCGGGTTTTTCTTCTTTAGATATTGACCATTTATCTGAGGAAGATATAAAGCTTTATTTTAAGGAGTTCTCCAGATATGAACCTTATTGTAAGTTCAAAGGTTGTAATCATTTAAATGAACCTATTTGCGGCATTAAAGATGCTGTCAAAGATGGTGATATATCCGCTAGTCGTTACACCAGTTACAAGCAGCTCATAGATGAATTAAAAGACATAAGGAGATGGTAATATGAATTTATTAGCCCCGTCCATTCTTTCAGCAGATTTCTCAAAGCTTGGAGAAGAAATTGAAACCGTTATTAGTGCAGGAGCAGACTACATACATGTTGACGTTATGGATGGTCATTATGTCCCTAACATATCCCTAGGCCCACCAGTTATTAAGTCCATTCGACAGTCTACAAAAAGTTTTCTGGATGTTCACTTGATGATCACAGAACCCTTACGCTATATAGAAGCCTTTGCAAAAGCCGGTTCAGATATGATTACTTTTCATCAAGAAGCAGCAAGTGATGTAACAGAAACCATCAAGGCTATAAAGTCCTATGGCATAAAAGTAGGGTTGACGATTAACCCCAACACATCAGTATCGGTACTCGATCCTTATCTTAAGGACGTGGATATGATCTTGATTATGTCAGTTGAACCGGGTTTTGGTGGACAATCATTCATGCCATCTACCCTAGACAAAGTAAGGTACTTAGTGGAACAAAGAAAGGCTTTAAATCTGAACTTTGATATTGAGATGGATGGTGGTTTATCTTTTG from Petrocella atlantisensis includes:
- the rpoZ gene encoding DNA-directed RNA polymerase subunit omega — encoded protein: MLHPSYSDLMERINDRNDDITLKSRYSIVIATSKRARQIIDGAEPRVNKSYPKPLSYAVNELYEGTIDIDSL
- the fmt gene encoding methionyl-tRNA formyltransferase, whose protein sequence is MRILFMGTPDFSVPTLESLLDSEHEIIGVITQPDKPKGRGKHIIFPPVKVVAVENEIPVYQPIKVKDPEFLDSIKALEPDLAVVVAFGQILPKAFLDIPKYGCINIHASLLPKYRGAGPIQWAIIHGEATTGVTTMYMDVGLDTGDMLLKETVEIEPNETGGSLHDKLSVIGGPLVIKTIEALIEERLIRKPQNNELSTYAPMLNKEMGNIDWNQPADTIERLVRGLNPWPSAYTHYEGKLLKIWESEVVLCDTLNTPCGSISEIREEGFVVKCKEKGLLIKSLQLQGKKRMSTSDFLRGHQVQIGQELCQTIE
- a CDS encoding YicC/YloC family endoribonuclease; its protein translation is MINSMTGFGRGEHVKDQRKMIVEMKSVNHRYCDVNVRLPRKLNFLENDIKTYTKKRLSRGKIDVYLTYEDNSTKQESIRFNEALTEEYLTYFQHISDRFNLENDIKVSHITRYPDVFVVEEQQDDETLLWGILKEALDLAILKMIETRQVEGELLKKDILIKMKAMMEALNHIEKESPSVVKDYQVKLEARIQELLSNAAVDEARLAVEVALFADRCCIDEEIVRLRSHIEHMEKTLESDQPIGRKLDFLSQEMNREANTILSKANSLLISGHALELKTDIEKIREQIQNIE
- the gmk gene encoding guanylate kinase, with product MQKPGVLTVISGFSGAGKGTVVKRLLETKENYSLSVSATTRAPRNGEVEGESYYFLSKPVFEQMIEKDELLEWATYVNNYYGTPKKYVFEQLEAGKNIILEIELQGAMKVRKQYPGAVMIFIVPPSIKELKDRLVGRGTESMDVIIKRLKRAEEETAYIKDYDYIVENDVLEACAEIVHSIVVAEQHHAAHYGGIEQVLESQFNEVLKGE
- a CDS encoding zinc metallopeptidase is translated as MSFFIYIIPPLLLAMYAQSKVKSTYSKYSKTMNVNGLTGADVARRILERHGIDYVKVEPIKGVLTDHYDPKARVLRLSSGVYGNKSLAAIGIAAHECGHAIQDYDAYLFLKLRQTIVPVVNIANSTAMPLAFAGLMLGYFTGSGVGIGYYILQFAILMFAAVLVFHLVTLPVELDASRRAIEILEGEGILDREEIIPAKKVLNAAALTYIAAAAVAAGNLIRFILLSRGSRR
- the def gene encoding peptide deformylase; translation: MALRKLRIDGDDILRKKSKTVDNITERIKELVEDMIETMYESQGVGLAAPQVGVLRRVFIVDIGDGPIIFINPVIEEVEGEQYGLEGCLSVPGKQGDVLRPYKIKVKAMDIEGTEFELEAEAFLARAICHEYDHLEGILYTDKAENIEEI
- the priA gene encoding replication restart helicase PriA translates to MIKKYAQIIISISVKSLDRIFTYGVPETLRPSLGIGSIVEIPFGAGNRIIRGYILGFCEEIDFDPTKVKYILKQYEEVGIESELLELAVFMKNRYVTTMQSALGTLLPSRPNVRKKEEKWVRSLMDQDQLLDMMRTLKDKKIYEPRRRVLEVLLVKPHIPLKEIMEEADVSRGIISTMVKHLILEFETNISIRMPYDLEAYDTSINLAPNKEQDKALTQITQSIQQRENKVFLLHGITGSGKTEVYMQAIEQVLKVGQSAIVMIPEIALTPLMVKRFVERFGEVVGVMHSRLSEGERFDQWRLAKEGRLKIMIGPRSAIFAPFEKIGLIILDEEHETSYKSEMPPKYHAREVAIYRARYHMCPVLLGSATPLVESYYKALSGKYTLIELDQKAEALSPLEVETVDMRKELEKGNTSILSHELYEAIKATLLKKEQIILFLNRRGHSNFVSCRLCGYVLKCNHCDVAYNYHKYNHKLQCHYCNESIPMVQICPSCGSKHVKAFGIGTQKVEAYIKEIFSEAKVLRMDYDTTTGKDGHKRILDQFEAKEADILIGTQMVAKGHHFNNVTLVGVLAADMSLYVNDFRASEKTFQLVTQVTGRSGRGDKAGRAIIQTYTPDHYSIMSAQNQDYKNFYNNEIQYRKLMGYAPFKEMMSVLIISTDEKYLIQLCHRIKEQLSIYDQNKGIEILGPSPATLSKIRNNFRWVIYIKADSYKALTALANHLYNINEQEDHRHISHMQIDLNPMMSY